In the Staphylococcus sp. IVB6240 genome, one interval contains:
- the trpS gene encoding tryptophan--tRNA ligase yields MKTLFSGIQPSGIPTLGNYIGALKQFAEIQDDYNCFFCIVDQHAITVPQDRLKLRKQIRQLAAIYLASGLNPDKITLFIQSEVPAHVQAGWMLTTISSIGELERMTQYKDKAQKQNDGIPAGLLTYPPLMAADIVLYNTDIVPVGDDQKQHIELTRNLVDRFNSRYNDVLVKPEIQMPKVGGRVMSLQDPTKKMSKSDDNQKNFISLLDEPRLAAKKIKSAVTDSDGIIKYDKENKPGISNLLTIYSSLTGTPIATLEAQYEGQGYGAFKGDLADIVEKFLIDFQEKFNTFYESDRLDEILDEGRDKAQRASFKTLKKMEKAMGLGRKTK; encoded by the coding sequence ATGAAAACTTTATTTTCCGGTATTCAGCCAAGTGGTATTCCTACATTAGGAAACTATATCGGCGCACTGAAACAATTTGCAGAGATTCAAGATGATTATAACTGTTTCTTCTGTATTGTTGATCAACATGCCATTACAGTACCTCAAGACCGTTTGAAGTTACGCAAACAAATTCGTCAATTAGCAGCAATTTATCTTGCATCAGGACTTAATCCAGATAAGATTACTTTATTTATTCAGTCAGAAGTCCCTGCACATGTTCAAGCAGGATGGATGTTAACAACGATTTCATCAATTGGTGAATTAGAACGAATGACGCAATATAAAGATAAAGCGCAAAAACAAAATGATGGTATTCCGGCTGGTCTCCTTACATATCCACCACTTATGGCAGCTGATATCGTCTTGTATAATACAGACATCGTACCAGTTGGCGATGACCAAAAACAACATATTGAGTTAACGCGTAACCTCGTTGATCGCTTTAACAGTCGCTATAATGATGTGCTCGTTAAACCTGAAATTCAAATGCCTAAAGTCGGTGGTCGTGTCATGAGTTTACAAGACCCTACAAAAAAAATGAGTAAGAGTGATGACAATCAGAAAAACTTTATCTCTTTATTAGATGAGCCACGTCTGGCTGCTAAAAAAATCAAAAGTGCAGTTACAGACTCTGACGGAATCATTAAATATGATAAAGAAAACAAACCTGGCATCTCTAACTTATTAACAATTTACTCTAGCTTAACAGGCACACCAATCGCGACATTAGAGGCACAATATGAAGGTCAAGGATATGGCGCTTTCAAAGGTGACTTAGCAGATATCGTTGAAAAATTCTTAATCGACTTCCAAGAAAAGTTCAATACATTCTATGAATCAGATCGATTAGATGAAATTTTAGACGAAGGTCGTGATAAAGCACAACGCGCATCATTCAAAACATTGAAAAAGATGGAAAAAGCGATG
- the spxA gene encoding transcriptional regulator SpxA, whose product MVTLFTSPSCTSCRKAKAWLQEHDIPYTERNIFSEHLTLDEIKEILKMTEDGTDEIISTRSKTYQKLNVDIDSLPLQDLYTIIQDNPGILRRPIILDEKRLQVGYNEDEIRRFLPRKVRTFQLLEAQRMVD is encoded by the coding sequence ATGGTAACATTATTTACTTCACCAAGTTGCACATCTTGCCGTAAAGCGAAAGCATGGTTACAAGAACATGACATTCCGTATACGGAGCGAAATATTTTCTCTGAGCATTTAACTTTAGATGAAATCAAAGAGATCCTTAAAATGACTGAAGATGGAACAGATGAAATTATCTCAACACGTTCAAAAACTTATCAAAAGTTAAACGTGGATATCGATTCATTACCACTTCAAGATTTATACACAATCATTCAAGATAACCCAGGTATCTTGCGTCGTCCAATCATCCTAGACGAGAAGAGATTACAAGTTGGTTACAATGAAGATGAAATTCGCCGTTTCCTACCACGTAAAGTGCGTACGTTCCAATTGCTTGAAGCACAACGTATGGTAGACTAA